A single window of Microbacterium oryzae DNA harbors:
- the coaBC gene encoding bifunctional phosphopantothenoylcysteine decarboxylase/phosphopantothenate--cysteine ligase CoaBC, with amino-acid sequence MNIVVGVTGGIAAYKVVQLVRLLVKDGHEVHVVPTADALRFVGLPTWEAISRHPVTTSVHDDVASVRHVALGQAADLIVVAPATANTLARMAAGLADDLLGTTLLATRAPVLAAPAMHTEMWQHPATQANVATLRDRGIRFIGPESGQLTGDDSGPGRMAEPEQIHAAIAAALRPQDAAGLRIVVSAGGTREPIDPVRYLGNRSSGRQGAAIARAAADRGAEVTLVAAHVDDVVVAELAGIDVRRVGTAAELGQVMREFAPTADVVIMAAAVADYRVAEVAQRKLTKEAANGVPPTLELVENDDILATLARDRREGQTIVGFAAETPETGEDLVERGVRKRRRKGADLLVVNAVGWTQGFESADNTVTIIDARDSVAASASGTKREVADAVVDAVLAVRA; translated from the coding sequence ATGAACATCGTCGTGGGAGTCACGGGCGGGATCGCCGCGTACAAGGTCGTGCAGCTCGTGCGACTGCTGGTGAAGGACGGCCACGAGGTGCACGTCGTGCCGACCGCCGATGCGCTGCGGTTCGTCGGACTGCCGACCTGGGAGGCGATCAGCCGCCATCCGGTGACCACCTCCGTGCACGACGACGTCGCGAGCGTGCGGCACGTCGCACTCGGCCAAGCCGCCGACCTCATCGTCGTCGCGCCCGCGACGGCCAATACACTCGCGCGGATGGCCGCGGGTCTCGCCGACGACCTCCTCGGCACGACCCTGCTCGCCACCCGTGCGCCGGTGCTCGCGGCGCCCGCCATGCACACGGAGATGTGGCAGCACCCCGCGACGCAGGCGAACGTCGCGACGCTGCGGGACCGGGGCATCCGCTTCATCGGCCCGGAATCCGGACAGCTGACGGGCGACGACAGCGGGCCGGGGCGGATGGCGGAGCCCGAGCAGATCCATGCGGCGATCGCAGCGGCGCTCCGGCCTCAGGATGCCGCCGGACTGCGCATCGTCGTCTCCGCGGGCGGCACACGGGAGCCGATCGACCCCGTGCGCTACCTCGGCAACCGCTCGAGCGGACGCCAGGGAGCGGCGATCGCACGTGCCGCGGCCGACCGGGGCGCGGAGGTGACGCTCGTCGCAGCGCACGTCGACGACGTCGTGGTCGCCGAGCTCGCCGGTATCGACGTGCGACGCGTGGGGACGGCGGCCGAATTGGGCCAGGTGATGCGCGAGTTCGCGCCGACGGCGGACGTCGTCATCATGGCGGCGGCGGTCGCGGACTACCGCGTGGCCGAGGTTGCGCAGCGGAAGCTGACCAAGGAGGCCGCGAACGGCGTTCCGCCCACCCTCGAGCTCGTCGAGAACGACGACATCCTCGCGACGCTCGCACGCGATCGCCGGGAGGGGCAGACCATCGTCGGGTTCGCGGCGGAGACACCGGAGACGGGAGAGGACCTCGTCGAGCGCGGCGTCCGCAAGCGCCGCCGCAAGGGCGCCGACCTGCTCGTCGTGAATGCGGTCGGCTGGACCCAGGGCTTCGAGAGCGCAGACAACACCGTGACGATCATCGATGCACGCGACTCGGTCGCGGCCTCCGCTTCGGGTACCAAGCGCGAGGTCGCCGACGCCGTGGTCGACGCGGTGCTCGCCGTCCGCGCCTGA